From Mesorhizobium sp. AR02, a single genomic window includes:
- a CDS encoding type I polyketide synthase — MERVREQSIALLSVVKSSLDPSYRIFCFPHGGGGVHSFRDWSEYLPEDIELICLDLPGRGKRSAEAAIRSMDVLVSMVTEALQAYSDRPFIFFGHSMGALVAYEVARSLEVADRPSPFHVVVSAHKSADVPADEPPMYGYTDDKLTDVIRILGMVPKDALANEVLLQDFILPPLRADFELAETYDRNRPTPLKVAITAMGGVKDVVVNANDLDEWRRLTTSRFARIMFDGDHFYTHSMTAEVVSTVLREVGEVKAQLPASIGIAEARPYPELPLHDQFRKQAALSPDAPAVISENGILTYLELDELSETLSGHLLGHGQSRGSRIGILMDTSPEYAVGLFGILKTGAAYVLLDKAQPVAALKRILEKAAVEIVVTNTRFAANLPPDWSGLVLSLDEGWQAQLGKASPANPQAVDLDSPAQIVFSSGTTGEPKGVVGPHRSSVSAYQLRYHALPYAPDEREAVNLFLVGEIMRPILAGVPAYLIPDDVIYDPPQLVDYLERNRISRILLTPSLLDVLLSSGLLDVPSRLTDLRLIILSGEVLTAALFARVRDALPHVKIINHYGAAEAHDISYIDLSEIDPATTQKVVPVGPPQHNVSVYILGQQREPVPLGFLGEVFVGGDVLAHGYLDSPEMTRERFFTDPFRADGKMFRTGDLGRMLHGGQLEIIGRCAFMVKIRGYSVVPASVEAALLRYSGVCSAAVVPELDATTGQPDRLIAYVVLRNRGKGWQAALRSHLKSEVPHYAMPSEFVALTELPIAANGKLDRSRLRGLAAEACAPVTGGNPVTDAEEVDAALGAAWRDLLQAEAADPDDNFFDCGGHSLLAARLCTQLRESLKVALRVVEVFLNPTFKELAALLRKRRGEQGVHRYGTHRKTLSVLAGKAPTKVVDRRNGTGMDIAVIGMSGRFPGAETVDALWENLCQGVCSITPLSVQELKAQGIPEDVLKRSDYMRVGAHLDDVDVFDPGFWGLSMREATLMDPQHRLFLECCWKALESAGYMPTQQEGRTGVFAGSFLPLYLLHHLRGGGLIDPTDAPLAWLTELGNDKDYLATRVSYMLNLTGPSIAVQTACSTGLVAIAMAAQSLSAGHCDMALAGGASIIFPQAGYQYVEGFINSSDGVCRAFDADGSGTVLGDGVGVVVLKRLEDALAAGDPIHAVVKGCAINNDGHTKSSFSAPSAQGQTAVVRQALESATLNPADVEYIETHGTGTKVGDPIEVRALAEAFAGQAEMGKTCALGSIKPNIGHSSVAAGVASFIKTVLCLQHGAIPPTININRLNEDLGLENTPFFVNEQLRPWPRPQGRPRTAGVTGLGIGGTNCHVVLQEWMDEKVRAWPGSVERGSHALCLSAKTPSALSRARQDLAAFLRRNRDINLGDVAHTLRVGRCHFDHRMVVVASNVDMAIKRLEEADRAADRILSSPSIAFMLPGGGVQHAGMFKDLFDHVTDFREAFLTCAATSRLVLDRDLESLVFGENDGHAAASFEEINVMIFSVQYAMASLLEACGVHPDYLVGHSMSEYVVATLAGILKLDDAVALMVARGRAMANLGVDGAMLAVKCSPEQAERILTEEAWHDRAEAGEISVGVVNSKTSVVFTGKRELIERLQEGLAKAEIPNQILNTAGVPSHSPLMKPAADAIDAHVRTLERRVPDLAIALNSGGYLHPAKVPLPETYWSRQASGMIRFDQSLAAIVAAGATALIDLGPSCNLARFAREAISSEDRKTRVPAIVSAAHGKDDQEFTDRHVLLECLGNLWSLGVSVDWQRASDLLEPFGSRRRISLPTYSFDGHRCWPQRQPAGLTAPPQTEERERRRGEVFTYAQSWTEKVLPLMASGDGGTKALRWLVLADRPFSEAERAGDALANSITRQLADAGHEVVRVCRRAKPSNSPLKVKGSIITIDPTREGLKALFDAEIASDRPADRILCLWHVSGCADASGDPGTVKTDLLRNYDAILDLARVLATLTFQTPVDVWIVGDRMVQVGDEPVDPEKACIFGPAIVLPQENPTVDCRVVDLNIDDPGISDRLVAEIERDVPGPEAVVALRGTRRWVPHYPEVTLATRVPGEEILRPEGVYLITGALGRIGLSLTEHLVTLGATVVAVTRRAVPTSLSSGRVDLHEDGWMRRLAALEDAKGRVILRQADVSDFDSLSAALDTTVREFGRIDGIFHAAALSDLKFLSEMEDTTSANEFASKVMGTRNLYNALKRIHSAHTQVPEFVFLFSSLASILGGPAMAAYAAANRFMDEFARQVPCKLNIRWINSNWDDWDYSYEGQVTAAYATSHAKEVALSPDEGIDTIERILATVGNGQVIVATRPLPPRIRQWVDQSWTITSDEGPDVAKISPPEEVRKNMESVQRDGHLRYVFLDEVKSLLNVAEIRLEDNFFDIGGDSLLAAALHLRLKNSDHWRPPRLDEIFKAATFGDLYERICQT, encoded by the coding sequence ATGGAACGAGTTCGCGAGCAATCCATAGCATTGCTGAGTGTCGTAAAGAGTTCACTTGACCCATCGTATCGGATATTTTGCTTCCCGCACGGGGGTGGCGGCGTCCACTCGTTCCGTGATTGGTCTGAGTATCTCCCCGAGGACATCGAGCTCATTTGCCTCGATCTGCCAGGGCGCGGCAAACGGTCAGCTGAGGCTGCCATTCGCAGCATGGACGTACTGGTATCCATGGTCACTGAGGCGCTCCAAGCGTACAGCGACAGACCTTTTATTTTCTTCGGCCACAGCATGGGAGCCCTTGTGGCTTATGAGGTCGCTCGCTCCCTGGAGGTCGCCGATAGGCCCTCTCCCTTCCACGTTGTCGTATCCGCTCACAAGTCGGCGGACGTTCCGGCGGATGAGCCGCCCATGTATGGATACACGGATGACAAATTAACCGATGTGATTCGTATCCTTGGCATGGTCCCCAAGGACGCGCTGGCAAATGAGGTACTCCTACAAGACTTCATTTTGCCGCCGCTGCGGGCCGATTTCGAACTTGCGGAGACTTACGACCGAAACCGGCCAACGCCTCTCAAGGTGGCAATCACCGCAATGGGGGGAGTTAAGGACGTAGTGGTCAATGCCAATGATCTAGACGAATGGCGTCGGCTTACGACGTCGCGCTTCGCCCGGATTATGTTTGATGGTGATCACTTTTATACCCATTCCATGACGGCGGAAGTGGTGTCCACCGTCCTGCGTGAAGTAGGGGAGGTAAAGGCACAACTCCCAGCTTCCATTGGAATTGCCGAGGCGCGACCATATCCCGAACTACCACTGCATGACCAATTCCGTAAACAAGCGGCCCTCAGTCCGGACGCCCCTGCCGTCATCTCAGAGAATGGGATTTTGACGTACCTTGAACTCGACGAGCTGAGCGAGACTCTATCCGGACACCTCCTCGGACATGGTCAAAGCCGAGGTTCGCGTATCGGTATCCTGATGGATACCTCACCTGAATATGCCGTTGGGCTGTTCGGTATTCTTAAGACAGGGGCGGCCTACGTCCTGCTTGACAAAGCCCAACCCGTTGCGGCGCTCAAGCGGATACTCGAGAAGGCAGCGGTCGAGATCGTTGTCACCAACACCCGCTTCGCGGCTAATCTTCCGCCTGATTGGTCGGGCCTTGTGCTGTCGCTCGACGAGGGTTGGCAAGCGCAACTCGGCAAGGCCAGCCCGGCCAATCCCCAAGCGGTAGATCTTGATTCCCCGGCCCAGATTGTATTTTCGTCTGGGACGACTGGTGAACCAAAAGGGGTCGTTGGCCCCCACCGAAGTTCTGTAAGCGCTTACCAGTTGCGCTATCACGCGCTGCCATATGCGCCTGATGAGCGCGAGGCCGTCAATCTCTTCTTGGTCGGGGAGATAATGCGGCCGATCCTAGCCGGGGTTCCAGCCTATCTGATTCCCGACGACGTTATCTACGATCCGCCCCAGCTGGTCGACTATCTGGAACGAAATCGAATTTCGAGAATATTGCTAACCCCTTCACTGTTGGATGTGCTTCTTAGCAGCGGCTTGCTCGACGTCCCCTCCCGCCTTACCGATCTCCGATTGATCATCCTATCAGGCGAGGTGTTAACAGCAGCGCTGTTTGCGCGAGTGAGGGATGCGCTGCCGCACGTCAAAATTATCAATCACTACGGCGCAGCGGAGGCACATGATATCTCGTATATTGATTTGAGCGAGATTGATCCTGCGACAACACAAAAGGTCGTCCCGGTCGGTCCGCCTCAGCACAATGTCAGTGTCTATATCCTCGGGCAGCAACGCGAACCCGTACCGCTGGGCTTCCTGGGCGAGGTCTTTGTCGGCGGCGATGTCTTGGCTCATGGATATCTCGACAGCCCGGAGATGACGCGGGAAAGGTTCTTTACCGACCCGTTCCGCGCTGATGGCAAGATGTTCCGCACTGGCGATCTCGGCCGCATGCTGCATGGAGGCCAGTTGGAGATTATCGGGCGCTGCGCTTTCATGGTGAAGATCCGAGGATATAGCGTCGTCCCCGCGTCTGTAGAAGCTGCTTTGCTTCGGTACTCCGGCGTCTGCTCCGCAGCCGTTGTGCCCGAGCTCGATGCGACGACCGGCCAGCCTGATCGACTGATCGCTTATGTAGTCTTACGGAATAGGGGCAAGGGCTGGCAGGCGGCTTTGCGGTCGCATTTGAAGTCTGAGGTGCCGCACTACGCGATGCCGTCAGAGTTCGTCGCTCTGACGGAATTGCCCATTGCGGCCAATGGGAAACTTGACAGGTCGCGGCTGCGCGGGCTCGCGGCAGAGGCGTGCGCTCCAGTGACAGGTGGCAATCCAGTGACAGATGCTGAGGAGGTCGACGCGGCACTGGGAGCCGCCTGGCGCGACCTTCTGCAAGCTGAAGCGGCCGATCCGGATGACAACTTTTTCGATTGCGGCGGACACTCGCTTCTGGCTGCCCGTCTCTGCACGCAGCTTCGTGAGAGTCTGAAGGTGGCCCTCCGCGTCGTGGAGGTGTTCCTCAACCCGACTTTCAAAGAGCTTGCCGCCCTTCTTCGCAAGCGCCGCGGCGAGCAAGGAGTCCATCGATACGGGACGCACCGCAAAACACTGTCAGTGTTGGCAGGGAAGGCGCCGACTAAGGTCGTCGACCGTCGGAACGGCACCGGTATGGACATTGCGGTGATCGGTATGTCCGGGCGGTTTCCCGGCGCGGAGACGGTGGACGCGCTCTGGGAGAACCTCTGCCAAGGGGTGTGCTCGATCACCCCGCTCTCTGTGCAAGAACTCAAGGCCCAAGGCATTCCGGAGGACGTCCTGAAACGCTCCGATTATATGCGCGTGGGCGCCCATCTCGACGATGTGGACGTCTTCGATCCGGGTTTCTGGGGCCTATCGATGCGTGAGGCGACGCTAATGGACCCGCAGCATCGTCTGTTCCTGGAATGCTGCTGGAAGGCACTCGAGTCGGCCGGATACATGCCAACCCAACAGGAGGGCCGGACCGGGGTCTTCGCCGGTTCATTCCTACCACTCTATCTGCTGCACCATTTGAGAGGGGGTGGTCTCATCGATCCCACAGACGCCCCGCTCGCCTGGCTGACTGAACTTGGCAACGACAAGGACTATCTCGCGACACGCGTGTCCTACATGCTGAACCTCACCGGCCCAAGCATTGCGGTGCAAACCGCATGCTCAACAGGGCTGGTGGCGATCGCCATGGCCGCTCAGTCGCTCTCGGCAGGCCATTGCGATATGGCGCTGGCAGGAGGGGCCAGCATCATCTTTCCCCAAGCGGGTTATCAATATGTCGAGGGCTTCATCAATTCCTCGGATGGCGTGTGCCGCGCTTTTGATGCCGACGGCAGCGGCACGGTGCTCGGAGATGGGGTAGGAGTCGTCGTTCTCAAGCGTCTAGAAGATGCGCTTGCGGCGGGCGACCCGATCCATGCAGTGGTGAAAGGATGTGCCATCAACAATGATGGCCACACCAAATCGTCCTTCTCAGCACCGAGCGCGCAAGGACAGACCGCTGTTGTGCGCCAAGCACTTGAGTCCGCTACCCTCAACCCTGCCGACGTGGAATACATCGAAACTCATGGGACTGGCACCAAGGTAGGCGACCCGATCGAGGTCCGCGCTCTGGCGGAGGCTTTCGCGGGCCAAGCGGAGATGGGCAAAACCTGTGCGCTCGGGTCAATCAAACCGAATATCGGCCATTCCAGCGTCGCCGCCGGCGTCGCGAGCTTTATCAAGACAGTTCTCTGCCTTCAGCACGGAGCAATCCCCCCGACCATCAACATCAACCGGCTGAACGAGGACCTCGGTCTGGAGAACACGCCCTTCTTCGTCAACGAGCAGCTTAGACCATGGCCCCGTCCGCAGGGACGTCCGCGAACTGCCGGCGTCACTGGCCTCGGTATCGGCGGAACCAACTGCCATGTCGTGTTGCAGGAATGGATGGACGAGAAGGTAAGGGCCTGGCCCGGCTCGGTCGAGCGGGGATCCCACGCCCTGTGCCTATCCGCAAAGACGCCATCGGCGCTAAGCCGGGCCCGTCAGGATTTAGCGGCGTTTCTGCGGCGCAACAGGGACATCAATCTCGGTGATGTCGCTCATACGCTACGGGTGGGCAGATGTCATTTCGATCATCGGATGGTTGTTGTGGCAAGCAACGTAGACATGGCCATCAAGAGATTGGAAGAGGCCGATCGTGCGGCTGATCGAATACTTTCTTCGCCTTCGATTGCGTTCATGCTGCCAGGTGGTGGAGTGCAGCACGCAGGAATGTTCAAGGACCTGTTTGATCACGTGACGGATTTTCGCGAGGCGTTCTTGACTTGTGCAGCCACCAGTCGTCTGGTCCTCGATCGTGATCTGGAGTCCCTCGTGTTTGGGGAAAACGACGGCCACGCGGCCGCATCCTTCGAAGAAATCAACGTCATGATCTTCTCCGTGCAGTACGCTATGGCGAGTTTGCTGGAAGCGTGTGGCGTGCATCCCGATTACCTTGTCGGACACAGCATGAGCGAATACGTCGTGGCCACCCTGGCGGGTATTCTGAAACTGGACGACGCAGTGGCCCTGATGGTCGCTCGTGGTCGCGCGATGGCGAATCTTGGCGTCGACGGTGCCATGCTTGCGGTCAAATGTAGCCCAGAGCAGGCTGAACGCATCCTCACGGAGGAAGCTTGGCATGACAGAGCTGAAGCTGGCGAAATCAGTGTCGGCGTCGTGAATTCCAAAACGAGCGTTGTGTTCACAGGGAAACGGGAATTGATTGAAAGGCTGCAGGAGGGGCTCGCAAAAGCAGAAATCCCCAACCAGATTCTCAACACAGCGGGCGTCCCCAGCCATTCTCCGCTGATGAAACCGGCAGCTGATGCTATCGACGCACATGTCCGCACGCTCGAGCGGCGAGTACCGGATTTGGCCATCGCTCTGAATTCAGGAGGATATCTGCACCCGGCGAAAGTCCCGCTACCTGAGACCTACTGGAGCCGGCAAGCAAGCGGAATGATCCGATTCGACCAGTCTCTCGCGGCCATCGTCGCGGCCGGCGCAACTGCGCTCATTGACCTTGGCCCCTCTTGCAATCTGGCGCGTTTCGCCCGTGAAGCAATCAGTTCAGAGGATCGCAAGACCAGAGTCCCAGCGATCGTCTCAGCCGCGCACGGGAAGGATGACCAGGAGTTCACCGACCGTCATGTTCTTCTGGAATGTCTTGGGAACCTCTGGTCCTTGGGTGTTTCGGTGGATTGGCAACGGGCCAGTGATCTATTGGAACCGTTCGGTTCTCGCCGCAGGATCTCGCTTCCGACATACTCATTTGATGGTCACCGTTGCTGGCCGCAGCGTCAGCCTGCAGGCTTGACGGCTCCGCCGCAGACCGAGGAGCGAGAGCGGCGCAGGGGAGAGGTGTTCACCTATGCCCAGAGTTGGACAGAGAAAGTACTTCCCCTTATGGCTTCTGGCGACGGAGGCACAAAGGCGCTTCGTTGGCTGGTGCTTGCCGACCGGCCGTTTAGTGAGGCGGAGCGCGCGGGAGACGCGTTGGCAAACAGCATCACGCGGCAGCTGGCGGATGCGGGTCACGAGGTTGTTCGGGTTTGCCGACGAGCCAAGCCCTCGAACTCGCCCCTGAAAGTCAAAGGGTCTATCATCACGATCGACCCCACCCGAGAGGGCCTGAAGGCGCTCTTCGACGCCGAGATCGCCTCGGACCGTCCCGCTGATCGGATTCTGTGCCTCTGGCACGTGAGCGGCTGCGCCGACGCGTCCGGGGATCCGGGCACGGTGAAGACCGATCTTTTGCGGAACTATGACGCCATACTCGATTTGGCGCGAGTTCTCGCTACGCTGACATTCCAGACTCCGGTCGACGTCTGGATTGTTGGTGACCGAATGGTCCAGGTCGGTGACGAACCTGTTGATCCCGAAAAGGCGTGCATCTTCGGTCCCGCCATCGTGTTGCCCCAGGAGAACCCGACCGTCGATTGTCGTGTTGTTGACCTGAACATCGACGACCCGGGTATCAGTGATCGGCTGGTCGCTGAAATCGAGCGGGACGTGCCTGGTCCCGAAGCGGTGGTTGCGCTCCGCGGGACCCGGCGGTGGGTGCCGCATTATCCCGAGGTAACCCTCGCCACACGAGTTCCCGGTGAGGAGATCCTCAGACCCGAAGGTGTCTATCTGATCACAGGAGCTCTCGGGCGCATCGGTCTTTCCTTGACCGAACACCTCGTAACCCTTGGGGCGACGGTCGTCGCGGTAACCCGCCGCGCAGTACCCACCTCTTTGAGTTCAGGTCGTGTGGATCTCCATGAGGATGGCTGGATGCGCCGACTGGCCGCGCTTGAGGATGCGAAGGGCCGGGTGATCCTTCGCCAGGCTGACGTATCCGATTTCGACAGCCTGTCGGCGGCGCTCGACACAACGGTCCGGGAATTCGGGCGGATCGACGGTATCTTCCATGCGGCTGCGTTATCTGATCTGAAGTTCCTTTCTGAGATGGAAGACACGACCTCCGCCAATGAGTTCGCCTCCAAAGTGATGGGGACGCGCAATCTCTATAATGCGCTGAAAAGAATTCACTCTGCCCACACCCAAGTACCGGAATTCGTGTTCCTTTTCTCCTCGCTTGCATCCATCCTCGGCGGACCGGCAATGGCCGCTTATGCAGCGGCGAACAGGTTCATGGACGAGTTTGCACGCCAAGTGCCATGCAAACTCAACATCCGGTGGATCAATTCCAACTGGGATGACTGGGATTACTCGTACGAGGGGCAGGTCACTGCAGCCTACGCTACATCTCACGCGAAGGAGGTGGCACTCAGTCCCGACGAGGGGATCGACACTATTGAGCGCATACTGGCAACCGTCGGCAATGGTCAGGTCATCGTCGCGACACGCCCCTTGCCTCCGCGCATAAGGCAATGGGTAGACCAGAGCTGGACAATCACGTCCGACGAGGGGCCGGACGTAGCGAAAATATCTCCGCCCGAAGAAGTCCGAAAAAATATGGAGAGCGTGCAACGCGACGGTCATCTAAGGTATGTCTTCCTTGATGAAGTGAAGTCTCTCCTGAACGTCGCGGAGATAAGATTGGAAGACAACTTCTTCGACATAGGCGGAGACAGCCTTCTCGCTGCCGCGCTTCATCTTCGTTTGAAGAATAGCGATCACTGGAGGCCGCCTCGATTGGATGAGATATTCAAGGCAGCAACGTTCGGCGATCTCTACGAGCGGATCTGCCAGACGTAA
- a CDS encoding ABC transporter substrate-binding protein has protein sequence MKSPRIGISALAAIVLTTGSFAFTKPSLAADQITITSWGGATQAAERQAWFEPFSKETGIEITEDEYSGDAAKIRAMVDSKNVTWDVVNATSTWVNQLCDEGLLERLDWAKLGLDRSKFVDGDMYECGVPSIISSDVIAYDTDKLADGPKTIADLFNLQKFPGKRGLRKGAESNLEWALIADGVPAADVYKVLATPEGVDRAFKKLDTIKADIVWWEAGAQPPQLLADGQVVMTSAYNGRIYDANKNSGKHFKIMWDAQVWGAWNVWVIPKGSAKLDDAYKFIAFAASPERQGTLSKYIPYGPANKDALGSVSADVMPWVSNAPENLAGSLQYNPSFWNDKGVDLNQRFTAWLAQ, from the coding sequence ATGAAAAGTCCACGTATAGGTATAAGCGCTCTGGCAGCCATTGTGCTGACGACAGGTTCGTTTGCATTCACGAAGCCGAGCTTGGCCGCAGATCAGATCACGATCACCTCTTGGGGAGGTGCAACACAGGCGGCTGAACGTCAAGCCTGGTTCGAACCCTTCTCCAAAGAGACCGGTATCGAGATCACTGAAGATGAGTACAGCGGCGATGCCGCAAAAATCCGAGCCATGGTCGATTCCAAAAATGTGACATGGGACGTCGTGAATGCGACCTCAACCTGGGTCAATCAACTTTGTGACGAGGGGCTGCTTGAAAGGTTAGACTGGGCAAAGCTTGGCCTCGACCGGTCCAAGTTTGTGGACGGAGATATGTACGAATGCGGTGTACCCTCGATCATTTCGAGTGACGTTATCGCATATGACACCGACAAGCTGGCAGACGGCCCCAAGACTATTGCCGACCTGTTCAATCTGCAGAAGTTTCCCGGGAAGCGCGGACTTCGAAAGGGTGCCGAGAGCAATCTCGAGTGGGCGCTTATCGCCGACGGCGTGCCCGCAGCTGACGTGTACAAAGTTCTCGCCACCCCTGAGGGCGTAGATAGGGCTTTCAAGAAGCTCGATACGATCAAGGCTGACATCGTCTGGTGGGAAGCTGGCGCGCAACCGCCCCAACTTCTAGCAGACGGTCAGGTCGTGATGACCTCGGCATATAACGGGCGCATTTACGACGCGAATAAGAATTCCGGCAAGCATTTCAAGATCATGTGGGATGCCCAGGTCTGGGGAGCTTGGAACGTTTGGGTTATTCCGAAAGGCAGCGCCAAGCTGGACGACGCCTACAAGTTCATAGCTTTCGCGGCGTCGCCTGAAAGGCAAGGGACGTTGTCCAAGTACATCCCCTACGGCCCTGCCAACAAGGATGCGCTGGGTTCTGTGAGCGCCGATGTCATGCCGTGGGTATCGAACGCGCCGGAGAATCTGGCAGGTTCGCTGCAGTACAATCCATCCTTTTGGAATGACAAGGGCGTCGACTTGAACCAGCGCTTTACTGCATGGCTCGCCCAATAA
- a CDS encoding ABC transporter permease encodes MAALAYASPLEKMWYYLHRVICGAVLLFLVAPILVIIPLSFNSVPFFTYPMSGFSFRWYEEFFLSARWQNGLQNSVFIAVIATLLSTVLGTLAALGLSRPNFPWRAAVLSILISPMIVPTIITGVAVYFLYAYVGLVNSYTGLILAHTTVATPFVVITVSATLVGFDNSLVRAAAGLGAPPITVFFKIILPLIFPGMIAGALFAFATSFDEVVIALFVAGPQQRTMPLVMFTGIKEQISPTILATATVLVLFAIAMLTTVELLRRRSERLRGIQNTL; translated from the coding sequence ATGGCTGCCTTGGCCTATGCCTCCCCCCTAGAGAAAATGTGGTATTACCTGCATCGTGTGATTTGCGGTGCTGTGCTGCTATTTCTCGTGGCGCCAATCCTCGTGATAATTCCTCTCTCCTTCAATTCGGTACCGTTCTTTACCTATCCTATGTCCGGTTTTTCATTCCGCTGGTATGAAGAGTTTTTCTTGTCGGCCCGGTGGCAGAACGGTCTGCAAAACTCAGTCTTTATAGCTGTCATTGCGACGCTATTGTCGACAGTCCTTGGCACCCTGGCTGCACTCGGACTCAGTCGTCCCAATTTTCCATGGCGTGCGGCTGTTTTAAGCATACTCATCTCGCCCATGATTGTGCCAACCATCATCACGGGCGTAGCCGTGTATTTTCTCTACGCTTATGTCGGCCTTGTGAATTCCTATACCGGACTGATTTTGGCACACACGACGGTCGCTACGCCGTTTGTAGTTATTACGGTGAGCGCCACCCTTGTCGGCTTCGACAACTCGCTTGTGCGTGCCGCCGCTGGTCTTGGTGCGCCACCGATCACCGTTTTCTTCAAGATCATCCTGCCACTCATATTTCCGGGCATGATTGCCGGCGCTCTCTTTGCATTCGCGACCTCCTTCGACGAGGTTGTAATTGCGCTTTTTGTCGCCGGCCCGCAGCAACGGACCATGCCGTTAGTCATGTTTACCGGCATCAAGGAGCAGATCAGCCCAACAATCCTTGCGACGGCCACCGTATTGGTTTTGTTCGCCATCGCAATGTTGACCACGGTTGAGCTCTTGCGAAGGCGCTCTGAGCGCCTACGCGGAATTCAGAACACCTTATAG
- a CDS encoding ABC transporter permease → MPTATAHTAFEGTALRGNLQRSERRRKLKALALVLPLLLFLMVTFVFPIARMMFNAFHDATLLTLMPATTAALATWDGKDLPDEQAYAALAADLKKAWENRTMGQIAVRMNLELPGTGSSVTSSARKASSLASGPYKNALILLDPLWERKDVWSLIDRGRSPFTASYLLRSMDLQYDANSKIVSVPPETSIFRDAFLRTLGISIVVTAATLLLGFPVAYLLATLPSRSSNLLMIMVVLPFWTSMLVRTVAWVVLLQHNGIVNQTLVGLHIISEPADLIFNRFATIIAMTQIQLPFTLLPIYSVMKTIPPSHMRAARSLGAGSFYAFWKVYFPQTLPGISAGCLLTFILCLGYYITPALVGGPSDQMAGYYIANYTNKQLNWGLASALGAILLVATLLLFYVFNRLVGVDRLKVR, encoded by the coding sequence ATGCCGACTGCAACGGCTCACACCGCCTTTGAAGGGACGGCCCTGCGTGGGAATCTCCAGCGGTCAGAGCGTCGGCGCAAGCTCAAGGCGCTTGCCCTGGTGCTGCCGCTCTTGCTGTTTCTGATGGTGACCTTCGTATTTCCGATCGCCCGGATGATGTTCAACGCATTTCACGACGCGACACTGCTCACGCTTATGCCAGCAACCACGGCCGCGCTCGCAACCTGGGACGGGAAGGACCTTCCTGACGAACAAGCCTATGCGGCTCTCGCGGCTGATCTTAAAAAAGCGTGGGAGAATAGGACAATGGGCCAAATCGCCGTACGGATGAACCTCGAGCTTCCAGGTACTGGCAGCTCGGTCACATCCAGCGCCCGGAAGGCGAGCAGCCTTGCCTCTGGCCCCTACAAGAATGCTTTGATTTTATTAGATCCGCTTTGGGAGCGAAAGGACGTTTGGAGCCTTATCGACCGGGGCCGTTCACCCTTCACGGCATCTTACCTGCTACGTTCAATGGACCTGCAATACGATGCTAACAGCAAGATCGTGTCCGTGCCACCGGAAACATCCATCTTCCGCGACGCTTTCCTGCGAACGCTTGGCATAAGCATTGTCGTAACCGCGGCTACGCTATTGCTAGGCTTTCCGGTAGCCTATCTGTTAGCGACATTACCGTCTCGATCAAGCAACCTGCTGATGATCATGGTTGTACTGCCGTTTTGGACATCTATGCTCGTGAGGACTGTCGCCTGGGTTGTCCTTCTACAACATAACGGTATCGTCAACCAAACACTGGTCGGGCTGCATATTATTTCAGAACCTGCCGACCTTATTTTCAACCGGTTCGCCACGATCATCGCGATGACGCAGATCCAGCTGCCATTCACACTGCTGCCAATCTACAGCGTGATGAAAACGATCCCGCCCAGTCACATGCGTGCCGCACGATCGCTCGGCGCGGGTTCGTTCTACGCTTTCTGGAAAGTCTATTTCCCGCAAACATTGCCGGGAATCTCCGCGGGCTGCCTGCTGACATTCATTCTCTGCCTTGGGTACTACATCACTCCAGCCTTGGTGGGTGGCCCCAGCGATCAGATGGCGGGATATTATATCGCCAACTACACAAATAAACAGCTTAATTGGGGCTTGGCGTCGGCCCTCGGCGCCATCCTTCTAGTTGCGACGCTCCTCCTCTTTTATGTTTTTAATAGGTTGGTTGGTGTCGACCGATTGAAGGTTAGGTGA